From the genome of Papaver somniferum cultivar HN1 chromosome 2, ASM357369v1, whole genome shotgun sequence, one region includes:
- the LOC113351535 gene encoding uncharacterized protein LOC113351535, whose product MESKSKGWKSLVLPQICRAVLNRVVLSSILNYLMGCFLLPIGITNKIDAIQRDFWWGKDSGGRGFYPRAWPYLCKPIAKGGLGFRNAHRFNLAMLAKVAWRLIKEPNALWVKSMRSKYFRNKSPFKTKISSNNSWTWKCIKKGLDLVQQYSMWEVVNGQEINIWDDKWIPGLDSTIDYLKNSSNNSLVKMADLIIPETSSCNLPIIFSVFPTDIANKIRTIHIFVGDHQNTRTHQLRWNLTNNGEFTVKSMYDKLNEME is encoded by the coding sequence ATGGAATCTAAATCTAAAGGTTGGAAAAGTCTTGTCCTTCCACAGATCTGTAGAGCTGTGTTAAATAGAGTTGTTCTTTCTAGTATACTGAATTACCTGATGGGTTGTTTCCTACTGCCAATAGGAATAACCAACAAGATTGATGCAATTCAGAGGGATTTCTGGTGGGGTAAAGACTCAGGAGGAAGAGGGTTCTATCCAAGAGCTTGGCCATATCTTTGTAAACCTATTGCTAAAGGAGGCCTAGGATTTAGGAATGCTCATAGGTTCAATCTTGCAATGCTGGCCAAAGTGGCTTGGAGATTGATAAAAGAACCAAATGCTCTTTGGGTTAAATCAATGAGATCTAAATATTTTAGGAATAAATCCccctttaaaaccaaaatctCATCAAACAACTCTTGGACTTGGAAATGTATAAAGAAAGGTCTAGACTTAGTTCAACAATACAGTATGTGGGAAGTGGTAAATGGTCAGGAGATCAACATATGGGATGATAAATGGATCCCAGGATTAGACAGTACCATAGATTATCTTAAAAACTCTAGTAATAATTCCCTAGTTAAGATGGCAGATCTGATCATTCCTGAAACATCTTCTTGCAATCTTCCTATTATCTTCTCTGTTTTCCCAACTGATATTGCCAACAAAATTAGGACCATTCATATCTTTGTTGGAGATCATCAAAACACTAGGACACACCAACTACGATGGAACTTAACCAATAACGGAGAATTCACTGTGAAGTCAATGTATGACAAACTTAATGAAATGGAGTAG